The Hippocampus zosterae strain Florida chromosome 20, ASM2543408v3, whole genome shotgun sequence genome contains a region encoding:
- the LOC127592796 gene encoding polypyrimidine tract-binding protein 2-like isoform X2 yields MDGIGDVAVGVKRGSDELSLYNSPNSGLSSMSDGSSSGSDSKKLRVEEAPPSRVLHIRKLPNEASETEIIALGLPFGKVTNILTLKGKNQAFLEMGTEDAAVTMVNYYTTVNPHIRNVPVFIQYSNHKELKTDAGNQRTQAVLQAVSAVQSGGSPAADVQEILASASSPVLRIIIDNMFYPVTLDVLQQIFSKFGTVMKIITFTKNNQFQALLQFSEPVNAQQAKLALDGQNIYNACCTLRIDFSKLVNLNVKYNNDKSRDYTRPELPAGDGQPTMDPAVAVALSKDNSLLGALNPLSAAAVAAAAAGRVALAGQTGSSGVLLVSNLNEEMVTPQSLFTLFGVYGDVQRVKILYNKKDSALIQMSDANQAQLAMSHLNGQKMYGKIIRATLSKHQTVALPRDGLDDQGLTKDYANSPLHRFKKPGSKNFQNIFPPSATLHLSNIPQDVTEDDLRLLFSNAGGTVKAFKFFQDRKMALIQMSTVEESVQALIDLHNYNMGCNQHLRVSFSKSTI; encoded by the exons ATGGACGG GATCGGCGATGTTGCGGTTGGAGTGAAG aGAGGATCAGATGAGCTGAGTCTGTACAACAGTCCCAACTCTGGCCTGAGCAGTATGAGCG atgggaGTTCCAGTGGCAGTGACAGTAAAAAGCTGAGGGTGGAGGAGGCACCGCCATCGCGTGTGCTTCACATCAGAAAGTTGCCCAACGAAGCCTCAGAAACTGAAATCATTGCTCTTGGCTTACCTTTCGGAAAAGTCACCAATATCCTTACGCTGAAGGGAAAGAACCAA GCTTTTTTGGAGATGGGCACCGAGGATGCCGCCGTCACGATGGTGAACTACTACACCACCGTCAATCCTCACATTCGCAACGTCCCCGTCTTTATTCAATACTCAAATCACAAGGAGCTCAAAACCGATGCCGGCAATCAG CGGACCCAGGCGGTGCTGCAGGCGGTTTCAGCCGTTCAGTCGGGCGGCTCGCCTGCCGCGGATGTCCAGGAAATCCTTGCCAGCGCCTCCAGTCCAGTACTGCGGATCATCATCGACAATATGTTCTACCCGGTAACACTGGATGTGCTCCAACAG aTTTTTTCCAAGTTTGGTACCGTCATGAAGATCATCACGTTCACCAAGAACAACCAGTTCCAGGCCCTTTTGCAGTTCAGCGAACCTGTCAATGCGCAGCAGGCCAAACTG GCACTGGACGGTCAGAATATCTACAATGCCTGCTGCACGCTGCGGATCGACTTCTCCAAGCTCGTCAACTTAAACGTCAAGTATAACAACGATAAGAGTCGGGATTACACGCGGCCGGAGCTGCCGGCCGGCGACGGTCAACCCACCATGGACCCCGCCGTCGCCGTGGCTCTCAGCAAAGACAACTCCCTCCTCG GAGCCCTGAACCCGCTCAGCGCGGCGGCGGTGGCCGCTGCCGCTGCGGGGAGGGTGGCGCTGGCTGGACAGACGGGCTCCAGCGGGGTGCTCTTGGTCAGCAATCTCAATGAAGAG ATGGTTACGCCCCAAAGTCTGTTTACCCTCTTCG GCGTCTATGGCGATGTCCAGAGGGTGAAAATTCTGTACAATAAGAAAGACAGCGCTCTCATCCAGATGTCAGACGCCAACCAGGCTCAGTTAG CCATGAGCCACTTGAACGGCCAAAAGATGTACGGGAAAATTATCCGGGCAACCCTGTCCAAACACCAGACGGTGGCATTGCCTCGCGACGGCCTGGACGACCAGGGCTTGACCAAGGACTACGCCAACTCTCCCCTTCATCGCTTCAAGAAACCCGGATCCAAGAACTTCCAAAACATATTCCCgccctccgccaccctccacctctCCAACATCCC GCAAGATGTAACGGAGGACGACCTGCGACTGCTCTTCTCAAACGCCGGCGGCACAGTGAAAGCATTTAAGTTTTTCCA ggatCGCAAAATGGCCCTGATCCAGATGTCAACAGTCGAAGAGTCCGTCCAAGCTTTGATTGACCTTCACAACTACAACATGGGATGCAACCAACACCTACGAGTTTCCTTCTCAAAGTCCACCatttaa
- the LOC127592796 gene encoding polypyrimidine tract-binding protein 2-like isoform X1 encodes MDGIGDVAVGVKRGSDELSLYNSPNSGLSSMSDGSSSGSDSKKLRVEEAPPSRVLHIRKLPNEASETEIIALGLPFGKVTNILTLKGKNQAFLEMGTEDAAVTMVNYYTTVNPHIRNVPVFIQYSNHKELKTDAGNQRTQAVLQAVSAVQSGGSPAADVQEILASASSPVLRIIIDNMFYPVTLDVLQQIFSKFGTVMKIITFTKNNQFQALLQFSEPVNAQQAKLALDGQNIYNACCTLRIDFSKLVNLNVKYNNDKSRDYTRPELPAGDGQPTMDPAVAVALSKDNSLLGKIPGALNPLSAAAVAAAAAGRVALAGQTGSSGVLLVSNLNEEMVTPQSLFTLFGVYGDVQRVKILYNKKDSALIQMSDANQAQLAMSHLNGQKMYGKIIRATLSKHQTVALPRDGLDDQGLTKDYANSPLHRFKKPGSKNFQNIFPPSATLHLSNIPQDVTEDDLRLLFSNAGGTVKAFKFFQDRKMALIQMSTVEESVQALIDLHNYNMGCNQHLRVSFSKSTI; translated from the exons ATGGACGG GATCGGCGATGTTGCGGTTGGAGTGAAG aGAGGATCAGATGAGCTGAGTCTGTACAACAGTCCCAACTCTGGCCTGAGCAGTATGAGCG atgggaGTTCCAGTGGCAGTGACAGTAAAAAGCTGAGGGTGGAGGAGGCACCGCCATCGCGTGTGCTTCACATCAGAAAGTTGCCCAACGAAGCCTCAGAAACTGAAATCATTGCTCTTGGCTTACCTTTCGGAAAAGTCACCAATATCCTTACGCTGAAGGGAAAGAACCAA GCTTTTTTGGAGATGGGCACCGAGGATGCCGCCGTCACGATGGTGAACTACTACACCACCGTCAATCCTCACATTCGCAACGTCCCCGTCTTTATTCAATACTCAAATCACAAGGAGCTCAAAACCGATGCCGGCAATCAG CGGACCCAGGCGGTGCTGCAGGCGGTTTCAGCCGTTCAGTCGGGCGGCTCGCCTGCCGCGGATGTCCAGGAAATCCTTGCCAGCGCCTCCAGTCCAGTACTGCGGATCATCATCGACAATATGTTCTACCCGGTAACACTGGATGTGCTCCAACAG aTTTTTTCCAAGTTTGGTACCGTCATGAAGATCATCACGTTCACCAAGAACAACCAGTTCCAGGCCCTTTTGCAGTTCAGCGAACCTGTCAATGCGCAGCAGGCCAAACTG GCACTGGACGGTCAGAATATCTACAATGCCTGCTGCACGCTGCGGATCGACTTCTCCAAGCTCGTCAACTTAAACGTCAAGTATAACAACGATAAGAGTCGGGATTACACGCGGCCGGAGCTGCCGGCCGGCGACGGTCAACCCACCATGGACCCCGCCGTCGCCGTGGCTCTCAGCAAAGACAACTCCCTCCTCGGTAAGATTCCAG GAGCCCTGAACCCGCTCAGCGCGGCGGCGGTGGCCGCTGCCGCTGCGGGGAGGGTGGCGCTGGCTGGACAGACGGGCTCCAGCGGGGTGCTCTTGGTCAGCAATCTCAATGAAGAG ATGGTTACGCCCCAAAGTCTGTTTACCCTCTTCG GCGTCTATGGCGATGTCCAGAGGGTGAAAATTCTGTACAATAAGAAAGACAGCGCTCTCATCCAGATGTCAGACGCCAACCAGGCTCAGTTAG CCATGAGCCACTTGAACGGCCAAAAGATGTACGGGAAAATTATCCGGGCAACCCTGTCCAAACACCAGACGGTGGCATTGCCTCGCGACGGCCTGGACGACCAGGGCTTGACCAAGGACTACGCCAACTCTCCCCTTCATCGCTTCAAGAAACCCGGATCCAAGAACTTCCAAAACATATTCCCgccctccgccaccctccacctctCCAACATCCC GCAAGATGTAACGGAGGACGACCTGCGACTGCTCTTCTCAAACGCCGGCGGCACAGTGAAAGCATTTAAGTTTTTCCA ggatCGCAAAATGGCCCTGATCCAGATGTCAACAGTCGAAGAGTCCGTCCAAGCTTTGATTGACCTTCACAACTACAACATGGGATGCAACCAACACCTACGAGTTTCCTTCTCAAAGTCCACCatttaa